A stretch of the Uranotaenia lowii strain MFRU-FL chromosome 3, ASM2978415v1, whole genome shotgun sequence genome encodes the following:
- the LOC129756927 gene encoding uncharacterized protein LOC129756927, translated as MAAAAFSRMDPFDCENGDLDYYLEQFNHFLVLNSLENQPEKVVPLFIGSIGQEAYRKLKEICGTVEPNTKTFEELVTLLQQYFAMREFYRCNQKPKQYLGAYINQLKQLQEKCNFGPFAKEALRDRIACGKLAEDQNQSKPTNVAVTNTVPPKKPENTGTKPKLAKEPKPQVTPEMLSLLDGLSILQQATATKNPVNSVNKKSKDLAKKTSNDKQSGNQLKCKICGHTHDAGQECPHKDASCFMCKKKGHIASVCREKNEKNKTPPVQVHVHVQQNSGIKN; from the exons ATGGCCGCCGCTGCTTTTTCCCGAATGGATCCATTCGATTGCGAAAATGGAGATCTCGATTACTATCTGGAACAGTTTAATCATTTCCTGGTGCTGAATTCGCTAGAAAATCAGCCGGAAAAAGTGGTACCCCTGTTTATCGGAAGCATTGGCCAAGAGGCGTACCGGAAGTTGAAGGAAATTTGTGGCACCGTGGAACCGAACACGAAAACTTTCGAAGAGCTGGTGACTCTTTTGCAGCAGTATTTTGCCATGAGGGAGTTCTACCGATGCAATCAAAAACCCAAACAGTACCTGGGAGCGTACATCAATCAGCTGAAACAACTACAG gaaaaatgcAACTTTGGTCCTTTTGCGAAGGAAGCTCTGAGAGATCGTATAGCCTGTGGCAAGTTAGCCGAGGATCAAAACCAATCGAAACCCACTAACGTCGCGGTCACAAATACCGTTCCACCCAAGAAGCCGGAAAATACTGGAACCAAACCTAAACTGGCCAAAGAGCCCAAACCCCAAGTGACCCCTGAGATGCTGTCCCTATTGGATGGATTAAGTATTTTGCAACAGGCTACGGCAACCAAAAATCCTGTCAACAGCGTCAATAAAAAATCCAAGGATTTAGCTAAAAAGACGAGCAACGATAAGCAATCGGGAAATCAGCTCAAGTGTAAAATTTGCGGTCACACGCATGACGCCGGGCAGGAATGTCCTCATAAGGACGCTTCCTGTTTCATGTGCAAGAAGAAGGGACACATTGCCTCGGTTTGCagggagaaaaatgaaaaaaacaaaaccccaCCAGTACAAGTGCATGTACATGTGCAACAGAACTCCGGAATCAAAAACTGA